The Bradyrhizobium barranii subsp. barranii genome segment CGTACGGCGAAAACGCGTGGTCCTGACCGTCGTTGCTACGGTCAAGCCTTGCGGAGATGGATCGGGGCTCTACCGGGTTTCGAGGCATCGTCAATTCGCGAGGTGACGGAGGCCAGAAGGAACTCGGCTCCGGGGAGAGCGCGCATAAGCCGTCAGACCATCGCGCAGGGAAGGCCGGGTGTTTTTCCGGCCCACCTGTTTCCCGCCTGCGCATTTGCGTGTGCAAATTCCTGGCGCCGCGGATCATGGGTGTCAGCCGGCACCCGGCCTTCCCTGCGCCCTCTTCACGGAAGAGGGCGCAAGAGGAGAGCAAAACTCGGGCGTTTCATGCCGCGAGAATGCCGCTTCATGCGTGAATTGAGAATCGTGTTGCCCGATGGGATTGATCGAGACGCGGGGTGCGTGTCGTTCAAAATCCACATGCGTTCGTAATCGCCAGCTTAGGTGCCTCAAACGGTCGCATCCGCGGACGCGATATCTTTGCGATGGCCTGACCAGGTTCCATAGTGTCAGCGATGATTTGCAACTGAGGGGCGGGGTATCAAATGACAGCGCGTAAATGTTTCATCGTGGCCGCGGGATTGATGACGGCGAGCGCCGCCCATGCCGAGGACGTTCCCTCCAACGCCGAACTGTTTCGCATGCTGAAAGCGCAGCAGCAGACCATCTCCGAGCTGCGCGCCGAATTGAAGCAGGCCAAACAGGAGCGGCGCACGGTCACTCCGCGAGAGGCGACTGCACCGGCAGCCAAGCCAGCCGGACGCGACGCTGCGAGGGAGACGGTTGCGGTAGCACCGCCCGCGCAGGCTTATGCGATGTACAACAAGGGACCCGCAGTCGCGCCGGCGCGCACCGGCGGTGCCTATGTCGGCGTGTTCGGTGGCGGCGGCAGTCGCGGCGGCACTGACGTCAGCCAGCTCGGCACCGTCTTTTTCGTTGAGGCCGTCGGGGGCCCCTTGGCTGTCGACGCCACAGGGCGGACCAGCAGCGGCGGCGTCGGGTTCGGTGGCGCGCATCTCGGTTATGAATGGTCGTATGGTACGTATCTGCGGCCCGCTTTGGAGATCGAAGGTTTCTATCTGGCAGGTAACCAGCCGCGTGCGACGTTGGTGACCCCCACAGCCCGATTTGCAGAGCACTCCTTCGACACGACTTTCCCGACGCGCACCACGGTGCTGCTGGCGAACATGGTTGTCGGCTTCAACACGCCCTATCAAGGCATCACGCCCTATATCGGTGGCGGGATCGGGGCCGCGAACGTCTCCATCAACGGCGCCACGTCCACACAGACCGACCCGGCCGAGCCTGGCATCAACCACTTCAACGCGCGTCCGGACTCCTCAGCCTGGACCTTTGCGGCACAGGCCAAGGCCGGTGCACGCTTCGCCCTCGGCAACAGCGGCGCTTACCTGTTCGGCGAGTACCGCTATCTGTACGTCGGCGATGTGAATCAGGTTTTCGGCTCCAC includes the following:
- a CDS encoding outer membrane protein, which encodes MTASAAHAEDVPSNAELFRMLKAQQQTISELRAELKQAKQERRTVTPREATAPAAKPAGRDAARETVAVAPPAQAYAMYNKGPAVAPARTGGAYVGVFGGGGSRGGTDVSQLGTVFFVEAVGGPLAVDATGRTSSGGVGFGGAHLGYEWSYGTYLRPALEIEGFYLAGNQPRATLVTPTARFAEHSFDTTFPTRTTVLLANMVVGFNTPYQGITPYIGGGIGAANVSINGATSTQTDPAEPGINHFNARPDSSAWTFAAQAKAGARFALGNSGAYLFGEYRYLYVGDVNQVFGSTVNPAHAATSPWTASFGGTSHHLAAGGIGLGF